The Ursus arctos isolate Adak ecotype North America unplaced genomic scaffold, UrsArc2.0 scaffold_42, whole genome shotgun sequence genome contains a region encoding:
- the LOC113249988 gene encoding disintegrin and metalloproteinase domain-containing protein 29-like — protein MGLAEGQVTMRVLLLLLVLWAGLAPVRGSQGRPSWRYISSEVVIPRKELHHGKGIQMPGWLSYSLHFGGKRHVIHMRRKKLFWSRHLLMMTQDDQEALQMDYPFIPPDCYYLGYLEEIPLSMVTVDTCYGGLEGIMKLDDLAYEIKPLSNSQRFEHIVSQIVADTNATGPTYELGHKEVRDPMFSQANASAVPRISSKMYASHHGNVKALALSSNSMYAVFNNVSKCAQFLIRVFSLIDTLFQAVDVSYYISSIIIYDRRDPVNVVGNQYFQHFRYSMYSRLKPHSSIIVIKEWPEDNDIEPAIYSFCSDKNLIMLGYLGRQYLVLSIIAAQKVGRSFGFYYDTVTCTCQRRSTCIMYRPPGLTDSFSNCTFVHLNHVLRGPTADCIFRTDMIYFNKSLTHDRCGNYIVDQGEECDCGSFKQCYRNPCCTSDCTFTTGSKCNTGRCCTNCIYSPAGTLCRPIQTMCDLPEYCRGESLACPDDFYMQDGTPCTEEGYCYHGNCTDRTVHCQEIFGKNAVKGADACYDINKRGDRYGYCTRDARRKKGNACAQDDIQCGRLQCGNVTHLPPLQEHVGFHQSLILGFLCFGLDSHRSTGANDAGHVRPGTPCAPGKFCNNTYCNGIVAQLNYDCLPEKCSYRGICNNNRNCHCHVGWDPPLCIDRGAGGSIDSGSPPSRMRSVRQNDESVIYLRVVFARIYALIAAFLFGFATNVRTIKTVTVKEKIVDEANPEIIPSPLNNK, from the coding sequence ATGGGGCTGGCAGAGGGCCAGGTCACCATGAGGGTGCTCCTCTTGCTACTTGTACTCTGGGCAGGACTGGCTCCTGTCCGAGGTTCTCAAGGCCGTCCCTCATGGCGCTACATCTCCTCTGAGGTGGTCATTCCCAGGAAGGAGCTGCACCACGGCAAAGGCATTCAGATGCCAGGCTGGCTGTCCTACAGTCTGCATTTTGGGGGCAAGAGACACGTTATCCACATGCGGCGCAAGAAGCTGTTTTGGTCCAGACATCTGCTGATGATGACTCAGGATGACCAAGAAGCCTTGCAGATGGACTACCCCTTCATCCCTCCAGACTGTTACTACCTCGGCTACCTGGAGGAGATTCCCCTTTCCATGGTCACCGTGGACACGTGCTATGGGGGTCTTGAAGGTATCATGAAGTTGGATGACCTTGCCTATGAAATCAAACCCCTCAGCAATTCCCAAAGGTTTGAACACATTGTTTCTCAGATAGTGGCAGACACCAATGCAACAGGACCTACCTATGAACTGGGACATAAGGAGGTTAGGGACCCCATGTTCTCTCAAGCAAATGCCAGTGCTGTCCCCAGGATCTCTAGTAAGATGTATGCATCCCATCATGGAAATGTGAAAGCACTTGCCCTAAGTTCCAACTCAATGTATGCTGTATTCAATAACGTGTCAAAATGTGCCCAATTCTTGATAAGGGTATTTAGTTTAATTGACACATTGTTTCAAGCTGTTGATGTAAGTTATTATATTTCCTCCATTATCATTTATGATAGGAGAGATCCAGTTAACGTGGTTGGGAATCAATATTTTCAACACTTTAGATATAGTATGTATTCACGTTTGAAACCACATTCATCCATAATTGTGATTAAAGAATGGCCAGAGGATAATGATATTGAACCTGCCATATATAGTTTTTGCTCAGATAAAAACCTCATCATGCTTGGTTACCTAGGCAGACAGTATTTAGTGTTGTCTATCATAGCAGCGCAAAAAGTGGGAAGAAGTTTTGGTTTCTACTATGACACTGTAACTTGTACTTGCCAGAGAAGATCCACGTGCATTATGTACAGACCACCTGGTCTGACAGATTCCTTCAGTAACTGTACCTTTGTACATTTAAACCATGTACTGCGTGGTCCAACAGCTGACTGCATATTCAGAACTGATatgatatatttcaataaaagccTAACCCACGATCGTTGTGGAAACTACATAGTGGATCAAGGCGAAGAGTGTGACTGTGGCTCCTTCAAACAGTGTTACAGGAACCCGTGCTGTACGAGTGATTGTACCTTCACCACTGGCAGCAAATGTAATACAGGCAGATGCTGTACAAACTGCATCTATTCCCCTGCTGGGACACTCTGCAGACCAATCCAAACTATGTGTGACCTTCCAGAGTACTGCCGTGGGGAGTCCCTGGCCTGCCCTGATGATTTCTATATGCAAGATGGAACCCCATGCACTGAAGAGGGCTACTGCTATCATGGAAATTGCACTGACCGCACTGTGCACTGCCAAGAAATCTTTGGTAAAAATGCTGTGAAAGGTGCAGATGCCTGCTATGAcataaataaaagaggagataGATATGGATACTGCACAAGAGATGCTCGGAGAAAGAAAGGTAACGCCTGTGCCCAAGATGACATTCAGTGTGGAAGGCTGCAATGTGGTAATGTCACACATCTCCCTCCATTGCAAGAACATGTGGGATTCCATCAGTCTCTGATCTtggggtttttgtgttttgggctGGACTCACATCGCTCCACAGGAGCAAATGATGCTGGTCACGTGAGACCTGGTACTCCCTGTGCTCCCGGAAAGTTCTGTAACAACACCTACTGCAATGGCATTGTGGCTCAGCTGAATTATGACTGTTTACCTGAGAAATGCAGTTACAGGGGGATTTGCAACAATAACAGGAACTGTCATTGCCACGTAGGTTGGGATCCTCCACTGTGCATTGACAGAGGTGCTGGTGGGAGCATAGACAGTGGATCCCCTCCTAGTAGAATGCGATCAGTCAGGCAAAATGATGAATCAGTGATATATCTGAGAGTGGTCTTTGCTCGCATTTATGCCTTAATAGCTGCATTTCTCTTTGGCTTTGCCACCAACGTAAGAACAATCAAGACTGTTACAGTTAAAGAAAAGATAGTTGATGAAGCCAATCCTGAAATCATCCCCAGTCCCTTGAACAACAAATAG
- the LOC125281426 gene encoding disintegrin and metalloproteinase domain-containing protein 21-like: protein MGLAEGQVTMRVLLLLLALWAGLAPVQGSQGRPSWRYISSEVVIPRKELHHGKGIQMPGWLSYSLHFGGKRHVIHMRRKKLFWSRHLLMMTQDDQEALQMDYPFIPPDCYYLGYLEEIPLSMVTVDTCYGGLEGIMKLDDLAYEIKPLSNSQRFEHIVSQIVADTNATGLAYKLVRKEISDPMFSQANASAVPRISSKMYSSHHGRVKGMALSSNSMYTVFNNVSKCTQFLIRLFSLIDTFFHAIDINYYISSMIIYNQRDPAAMGNYHPTQNPYFRHYERQVFQIFQPHSSLIVIKEGPQDQNFEPVLYGVCRFRNLVMLGYLGRQYFLLSVIATQKLGRSFGIYYDSLHCSCQRRSTCIMNTSPGLTDSFSNCSYMHMQHIVGGEVLECMYRTDTVYFNKSLTHDRCGNYIVDQGEECDCGSFKQCYSNPCCTSDCTFTTGSKCNTGRCCTNCIYSPAGTLCRPIQTMCDLPEYCRGESVACPDDFYMQDGTPCTEEGYCYHGNCTDRTVHCQEIFGKNAVKGPDACYTINIRAERYGHCRRQADKMKSVACALQDIQCGRLQCGNVTHLPQLQEHVGFHQSLISGFWCFGLDSHRSTGANDVGHVRPGTPCAPGKFCNNTYCNGTVAQLYYDCLPEKCSYRGICNNNRNCHCHVGWDPPLCIDRGAGGSIDSGPPPSRMRSVRQSDESVVYLRVVFARIYALIAALLFGVATNVRTIKTVRVKEEIVDTDNPEISHQTPKKQ from the coding sequence ATGGGGCTGGCAGAGGGCCAGGTCACCATGAGGGTGCTCCTCTTGCTGCTTGCACTCTGGGCAGGACTGGCTCCTGTCCAGGGTTCTCAAGGCCGTCCCTCATGGCGCTACATCTCCTCTGAGGTGGTCATTCCCAGGAAGGAGCTGCACCACGGCAAAGGCATTCAGATGCCAGGCTGGCTGTCCTACAGTCTGCATTTTGGGGGCAAGAGACACGTTATCCACATGCGGCGCAAGAAGCTGTTTTGGTCCAGACATCTGCTGATGATGACTCAGGATGACCAAGAAGCCTTGCAGATGGACTACCCCTTCATCCCTCCAGACTGTTACTACCTCGGCTACCTGGAGGAGATTCCCCTTTCCATGGTCACCGTGGACACGTGCTATGGGGGTCTTGAAGGTATCATGAAGTTGGATGACCTTGCCTATGAAATCAAACCCCTCAGCAATTCCCAAAGGTTTGAACACATTGTTTCTCAGATAGTGGCAGACACCAATGCAACTGGACTTGCCTATAAACTGGTACGTAAGGAGATTAGCGACCCCATGTTCTCTCAAGCAAATGCCAGTGCTGTCCCCAGGATCTCTAGTAAGATGTATTCATCCCATCATGGAAGGGTGAAAGGAATGGCCTTAAGTTCCAACTCGATGTATACTGTGTTTAACAACGTGTCAAAATGTACCCAGTTCCTCATCAGGCTATTTAGTTTAATTGACACGTTCTTTCATGCTAttgatataaattattatatttcatcCATGATCATTTATAATCAGAGAGATCCAGCTGCCATGGGCAATTATCACCCGACACAGAATCCATATTTTCGACACTATGAGAGGCaagtgtttcaaatatttcaaccACATTCATCCTTAATTGTGATAAAAGAAGGGCCACAGGATCAAAATTTTGAGCCTGTGTTGTATGGTGTATGCCGTTTTCGAAACCTTGTCATGCTTGGTTATTTAGGCAGACAGTATTTTTTGTTGTCTGTCATAGCAACACAAAAGTTGGGAAGAAGTTTTGGTATATACTATGATTCGTTACACTGTTCATGCCAGAGAAGGTCCACATGCATTATGAACACATCACCTGGTCTGACAGATTCCTTCAGTAACTGTTCCTATATGCATATGCAGCACATAGTGGGTGGCGAGGTACTCGAGTGCATGTACAGGACTGACACTGTGTATTTCAATAAAAGCCTTACGCACGATCGTTGTGGAAACTACATAGTGGATCAAGGCGAAGAGTGTGACTGTGGCTCCTTCAAACAGTGTTACAGCAACCCGTGCTGTACGAGTGATTGTACCTTCACCACTGGCAGCAAATGTAATACAGGCAGATGCTGTACAAACTGCATCTATTCCCCTGCTGGGACGCTCTGCAGACCAATCCAAACTATGTGTGACCTTCCAGAGTACTGCCGTGGGGAGTCCGTGGCCTGCCCTGATGATTTCTATATGCAAGATGGAACCCCATGCACTGAAGAGGGCTACTGCTATCATGGAAATTGCACTGATCGCACTGTGCACTGCCAAGAAATCTTTGGTAAAAATGCTGTGAAAGGTCCAGATGCCTGCTATAccataaatattagagcagaaagatATGGACATTGCAGAAGACAAGCCGATAAAATGAAGAGTGTTGCCTGTGCCCTCCAGGACATTCAGTGTGGAAGGCTGCAATGTGGTAATGTCACGCATCTTCCCCAGTTGCAAGAACATGTGGGATTCCATCAGtctctgatctcagggttctggtgCTTTGGGCTGGACTCACATCGCTCCACAGGAGCAAATGATGTTGGTCACGTGAGACCTGGTACTCCCTGTGCTCCCGGAAAGTTCTGTAACAACACCTACTGCAATGGCACTGTGGCTCAGCTGTATTATGACTGTTTACCTGAGAAATGCAGTTACAGGGGGATTTGCAACAATAACAGGAACTGTCATTGCCACGTAGGTTGGGATCCTCCACTGTGCATTGACAGAGGTGCTGGTGGGAGCATAGACAGTGGACCCCCTCCTAGTAGAATGCGATCAGTCAGGCAAAGTGATGAATCAGTGGTATATCTGAGAGTGGTCTTTGCTCGCATTTATGCCTTAATAGCTGCACTCCTCTTTGGCGTCGCCACAAATGTAAGAACTATCAAGACAGTTAGAGTTAAGGAAGAGATAGTTGATACAGACAATCCTGAAATCAGCCACCAGACTCCTAAAAAACAATAG